One segment of Drosophila ananassae strain 14024-0371.13 chromosome 3R, ASM1763931v2, whole genome shotgun sequence DNA contains the following:
- the LOC6496826 gene encoding uncharacterized protein LOC6496826, with protein MSKQNKEWSKATLCLPKDNLTTEAGDRARAANFLPSYETDCLPVSMACLLGWEYARIWVRDRDKFVQEREKAVKPKFIKNDFEWWLKLRKTTKKFCKGN; from the exons ATGAGTAAACAGAACAAGGAGTGGTCCAAGGCTACGCTCTGCCTGCCGAAGGATAATCTAACAACGGAGGCAGGAGACCGAGCCCGGGCAGCCAACTTTTTGCCTTCCTACGAAACGGAT TGCCTTCCTGTATCAATGGCCTGTCTGCTGGGTTGGGAATATGCCCGGATTTGGGTGAGAGATCGGGATAAGTTTGTGCAGGAACGCGAGAAGGCTGTCAAGCCCAAGTTCATCAAGAACGACTTCGAATGGTGGCTGAAACTCcggaaaactacaaaaaaattcTGTAAAGGAAACTAA